A stretch of the uncultured Desulfobacter sp. genome encodes the following:
- the cbiR gene encoding cobamide remodeling phosphodiesterase CbiR, with the protein MMQRPFKLGTTSFIYPDHIIPNVKKIGHFFDEIELLVFESKPDAVIPCRNDVKELAGLSRDLDLTYNVHLPTDINLSAPDPRLRRDAADTLKRVIERFSIAPVTMFTLHLEMDRPLPSNAGIRAWQENARQGLELLIPTLEDPLKLSVETLWYTPDLFKNLINEFGLSVCADLGHHIKYGYNISRTFELFGPKINLIHLHGVDTRLDPPRAHIGLDKMPPNAFKEIIDHLKHYTGTVCLEVFKLSDLQGSLSALAEIFNGIPSL; encoded by the coding sequence ATGATGCAAAGACCATTCAAGCTGGGTACAACCTCCTTTATCTACCCGGATCACATCATCCCCAATGTAAAAAAAATCGGCCACTTTTTTGACGAAATTGAACTTCTGGTATTTGAAAGTAAACCCGATGCAGTGATTCCTTGCCGGAATGATGTGAAGGAGCTGGCAGGACTATCCCGGGACCTGGACCTGACCTATAATGTCCACCTGCCCACGGATATCAATTTAAGCGCACCGGATCCGCGCCTGCGCAGGGACGCTGCAGACACCCTGAAACGAGTGATTGAGCGTTTTTCCATTGCGCCTGTCACAATGTTTACCCTTCATCTGGAAATGGATAGGCCCCTGCCGTCAAATGCCGGTATAAGGGCCTGGCAAGAAAACGCACGACAAGGGCTTGAATTGCTGATTCCGACCTTAGAAGACCCGTTAAAACTGAGTGTGGAAACCCTGTGGTATACTCCGGATCTTTTCAAAAATCTAATCAATGAATTTGGCCTGTCCGTCTGTGCCGATCTTGGTCATCATATCAAATACGGGTATAACATATCCCGAACCTTTGAACTGTTCGGCCCCAAAATCAATCTGATTCACCTGCATGGCGTAGATACGCGCCTTGATCCACCCCGGGCCCACATCGGCCTTGACAAAATGCCACCGAACGCGTTCAAAGAAATCATAGATCACTTGAAACACTACACAGGAACGGTCTGCCTGGAGGTTTTTAAACTTTCCGATTTACAAGGATCCCTATCTGCACTGGCCGAAATTTTTAACGGCATACCCAGTCTCTAA
- a CDS encoding DUF2892 domain-containing protein yields MKMENYIRAIAGSFVLITLFLGWLVSPYWYLFTAFVGINLVQSAFTGFCPMENILEKVFKVPR; encoded by the coding sequence ATGAAAATGGAAAATTATATCCGCGCTATTGCCGGCAGTTTTGTTCTTATTACTCTGTTTTTGGGATGGCTGGTTTCACCCTATTGGTATTTGTTCACAGCTTTTGTGGGTATAAATCTTGTTCAATCGGCATTTACCGGATTTTGCCCCATGGAAAATATTCTGGAAAAGGTGTTTAAGGTGCCCCGTTGA
- the cobU gene encoding bifunctional adenosylcobinamide kinase/adenosylcobinamide-phosphate guanylyltransferase: MTDITHILVLGGCRSGKSNVAKQTADSMAADKKIYLATCVPTDKEMKARVKRHQEDRGPDWTTIEEPIRIHETIERLCIQAKVILVDCLTLWISNLLFQEKDEAGIMAAVDLLENALHRSTCPVILVSNEVGYGIVPENSLARQFRDMAGLVNQRVAQAVDKVIISMAGIPVQIKPGSGCGQDFGNEALQ, from the coding sequence ATGACCGACATAACGCACATTCTGGTACTCGGTGGCTGCAGAAGCGGCAAAAGCAATGTGGCCAAGCAGACCGCCGATAGTATGGCCGCGGACAAAAAAATTTATCTGGCCACCTGCGTGCCCACGGACAAAGAAATGAAAGCGCGGGTGAAACGCCACCAGGAGGACCGCGGCCCTGACTGGACAACAATTGAAGAACCGATACGCATCCATGAAACCATTGAACGGCTCTGTATCCAGGCAAAGGTGATTCTGGTGGATTGCCTGACGCTTTGGATCTCCAACCTACTGTTTCAGGAAAAAGATGAGGCCGGTATCATGGCGGCAGTGGACCTGCTTGAGAACGCATTACACCGGTCAACCTGCCCTGTTATCCTGGTTTCCAATGAAGTGGGATATGGGATTGTTCCTGAAAATAGCCTTGCACGGCAATTCAGGGACATGGCAGGACTTGTCAACCAGCGGGTGGCCCAAGCCGTTGACAAAGTTATTATAAGCATGGCCGGTATCCCGGTCCAAATTAAACCTGGGTCCGGTTGCGGCCAGGATTTTGGAAACGAGGCACTTCAATGA
- a CDS encoding adenosylcobinamide-GDP ribazoletransferase, producing the protein MTRTDNPDFFKDLRACVAFITILPTGKKPVYSPLGMIRFFPVVGLIIGALLAIIDFLASMVWAAPAAALVDLIFLVAVTGAFHLDGLGDTADGMFSHRSRERALEIMKDSRTGMMGLVAVVLGLATKLAGIWSVKISCSPVQAMAIFLLVPAFSRAAMIFGIKHLNYGRKSVGTGKDLFDRPLNSKDFYLCLIPLSLSLLLGFKGLILILGFILGCVGILTFYKQKMNCITGDMLGAMTEVMEAWLFMAAGMNIV; encoded by the coding sequence ATGACCCGGACGGATAATCCCGATTTTTTTAAAGACTTACGTGCCTGCGTGGCCTTTATTACTATTCTGCCCACGGGAAAAAAACCGGTATATTCTCCTTTGGGCATGATCCGCTTTTTTCCCGTGGTGGGCTTGATCATCGGTGCCCTTTTGGCGATCATCGATTTTCTGGCATCCATGGTCTGGGCGGCACCTGCCGCAGCCTTGGTTGATCTTATTTTCCTGGTAGCCGTTACCGGTGCCTTTCACCTGGACGGACTCGGCGATACCGCAGACGGCATGTTCAGCCACCGGAGCAGGGAGCGAGCCCTGGAAATCATGAAAGATTCCCGAACCGGTATGATGGGACTGGTTGCTGTTGTCCTGGGTCTGGCAACAAAACTTGCCGGGATCTGGTCGGTGAAAATCAGTTGTTCTCCGGTTCAGGCCATGGCCATATTTCTCCTGGTGCCCGCTTTTTCCAGGGCCGCCATGATCTTTGGCATAAAACACCTCAATTACGGCAGAAAAAGCGTGGGAACAGGCAAGGATCTGTTTGACCGGCCGCTGAATTCAAAAGATTTTTACCTGTGCCTGATCCCCTTAAGTTTGTCCTTACTGCTGGGATTTAAGGGACTGATATTGATTTTAGGATTTATCCTGGGATGTGTTGGAATTTTAACATTTTACAAACAAAAAATGAACTGCATTACAGGGGACATGCTCGGCGCTATGACCGAAGTAATGGAAGCCTGGTTGTTTATGGCAGCCGGTATGAATATCGTTTAA
- a CDS encoding sigma 54-interacting transcriptional regulator, translated as MKSIEETSLLYEISQSLNRHMDMKKSLIKVLSVLSESLNLVRGIIFLTNSETGEIRIEIAHGISEEKTKQIKYLPGEGIIGKVIQTGKPAVVPRISEEPLFLDKTHSRNLAQGQEYSYICVPIKKENRVVGAISADRPYEGKRSLENGEKLLAVVATMVAHHVINIETIRVEKEQLKTENLRLKSELENKYSFANIIGNSNKMREVLQMISQVSSSSATVLIRGESGTGKELVANSIHYNSERNQNPFIKINCAAIPDNLIESELFGHEKGAFTGASSTKKGKFELANTGTIFLDEIGNMDLGAQVKLLRVLQEKEFERVGGYKPIKADVRIVAATNSNLEEMVQQGKFRDDLYFRLNVFPIYIPSLRMRKTDIILLADHFLEKYRKEHGKEIKRITTPAIDMMMEYHWPGNVRELENCIERAVILCNEGAIHSYHLPATLQTGTKSKTLPLSLEDAVASLEKEILMDALKNTRGNINKAAKLINITVRKFSYKAARYNINYKDYR; from the coding sequence ATGAAGTCCATAGAAGAAACCTCGTTATTATACGAAATCAGCCAATCATTAAATCGGCACATGGACATGAAAAAGTCCCTGATCAAGGTTTTAAGTGTGCTGTCTGAATCACTGAATCTTGTAAGGGGAATTATTTTTCTAACCAATAGTGAAACCGGGGAAATCCGCATTGAAATAGCCCACGGCATTTCCGAAGAGAAAACCAAACAAATAAAATACCTTCCCGGAGAGGGCATTATTGGAAAAGTGATTCAGACCGGTAAACCTGCCGTAGTGCCTAGAATCAGTGAAGAGCCTTTGTTTCTGGATAAGACCCATTCCAGGAATCTTGCCCAGGGGCAGGAGTATTCCTATATCTGCGTACCCATCAAAAAAGAGAACCGCGTGGTCGGTGCCATCAGTGCGGACCGTCCCTATGAAGGCAAACGCTCCTTGGAAAATGGTGAAAAGCTCCTTGCGGTGGTGGCAACCATGGTGGCGCATCATGTCATAAACATTGAAACCATCCGGGTAGAAAAAGAGCAACTGAAGACCGAGAACCTGAGGCTGAAGTCAGAGCTGGAGAACAAGTACAGTTTTGCCAATATCATTGGTAATTCCAACAAAATGCGCGAAGTTCTCCAGATGATCTCCCAGGTGTCTTCCTCGTCCGCCACGGTGTTAATCCGCGGTGAAAGCGGCACGGGCAAGGAATTGGTGGCCAATTCCATCCACTACAACTCAGAGCGCAACCAGAATCCTTTCATTAAGATCAATTGCGCGGCCATTCCGGACAACCTCATTGAAAGTGAGTTGTTCGGCCATGAAAAAGGGGCGTTTACCGGGGCATCCTCCACTAAAAAAGGTAAATTTGAGCTGGCCAATACAGGCACCATTTTTCTGGACGAGATCGGGAATATGGATTTAGGGGCCCAGGTAAAACTTTTACGGGTGCTCCAGGAGAAAGAATTTGAACGGGTGGGCGGATACAAGCCCATCAAGGCCGATGTCAGAATTGTGGCCGCCACCAACTCCAACCTGGAGGAGATGGTCCAGCAGGGCAAATTCCGGGATGACCTTTATTTCCGGCTCAATGTATTTCCCATTTACATCCCCAGCCTTCGCATGCGCAAAACAGACATTATTCTTCTGGCCGATCATTTTCTGGAAAAATACAGAAAAGAACATGGCAAAGAGATCAAGCGCATCACCACACCCGCCATTGACATGATGATGGAATACCATTGGCCGGGCAATGTCCGGGAGCTTGAAAATTGCATTGAACGGGCCGTGATTTTGTGCAATGAAGGTGCCATTCACTCATACCACCTGCCGGCAACCCTTCAGACCGGCACCAAGTCCAAGACCCTTCCCTTGTCCCTTGAGGATGCTGTGGCAAGCCTTGAAAAGGAGATCCTCATGGATGCCCTGAAAAATACCCGGGGCAATATCAATAAGGCTGCCAAATTGATTAACATTACTGTAAGAAAATTTTCTTATAAGGCTGCTCGATATAACATCAACTATAAAGATTATCGATAG
- the cbiB gene encoding adenosylcobinamide-phosphate synthase CbiB — protein MIFNVTWQILAAAFILDLLAGDPKWLPHPIIWMGRAISFFEPKFRQRIENPFRAGLLFTLCLISATFGLTWGVVFIAGRIHPVAAAIVQTVLIFYSFSSHSLYKAAMDVFKPLAKGNLVQARIKVGYIVGRQTKDLDEAGITRAACETVAENFVDGFVSPLCFALMLGAPGAMMYKMINTLDSMVGYKNDTYILFGRAAARIDDVANYIPARLSIFAIVPAAAVLSLSRGRRALVTALTQGRNHKSPNAGIPEAAFAGALSVRFGGPNVYHGKLVNKPYIGGAFNDPKPSHIKKACELMMLSALVSIVVGCVLTWRLF, from the coding sequence ATGATTTTTAATGTAACCTGGCAAATTTTAGCTGCCGCCTTTATCCTGGATCTCCTGGCCGGAGATCCTAAATGGCTGCCCCATCCCATTATCTGGATGGGCCGGGCCATTTCATTTTTTGAACCTAAATTTCGACAACGAATTGAAAACCCTTTCCGGGCCGGTCTTCTATTTACCCTTTGCCTAATTTCCGCAACCTTTGGACTGACCTGGGGTGTTGTTTTTATCGCCGGTCGGATTCATCCGGTTGCCGCTGCCATTGTTCAGACCGTGCTGATTTTTTACAGTTTTTCCTCCCACAGTCTATACAAAGCAGCCATGGACGTTTTTAAGCCTTTGGCCAAAGGGAATCTGGTCCAGGCCAGAATCAAGGTGGGGTATATTGTAGGACGACAGACCAAAGACCTGGATGAAGCGGGCATCACCCGGGCGGCCTGCGAAACCGTAGCGGAAAATTTCGTGGACGGATTTGTGTCGCCGTTGTGTTTTGCCCTGATGCTTGGTGCCCCAGGAGCCATGATGTACAAAATGATCAACACCCTGGATTCCATGGTGGGGTATAAAAACGACACCTATATCCTGTTCGGCAGAGCCGCAGCCCGCATTGACGATGTGGCCAACTATATCCCGGCCCGGCTCTCCATTTTTGCAATTGTTCCGGCGGCAGCGGTGCTTTCACTTTCCCGGGGCAGACGGGCGCTTGTCACGGCACTCACCCAGGGCCGCAATCACAAAAGCCCCAACGCAGGCATCCCAGAGGCCGCCTTTGCAGGGGCACTGAGTGTTCGGTTTGGCGGTCCCAATGTCTACCACGGTAAGCTGGTAAACAAACCCTATATCGGCGGTGCGTTTAATGACCCTAAACCGTCCCACATTAAAAAGGCCTGTGAGCTAATGATGCTGTCAGCCCTTGTATCCATAGTAGTTGGCTGTGTGTTGACCTGGCGTCTGTTTTGA
- a CDS encoding threonine-phosphate decarboxylase, with protein sequence MIHGHGGNKQQLADRIGCAPEDIIDMSANLNPLGPPKRVHDFIRKNIHVIHALPEPDAAGMSKGFADYQGIDPDCVISGNGTTFFIYALPLALGVKKALILGPTYADYEDACAAHHVSTHHCLTVAENNFVPDLDQLSAKAEQADLVFICNPNNPTGTLIDKQDLETLIHRHPGACFMVDESYLPFVPEAEKYSLVTQTHLPNLVVLSSMSKIFRIPGLRTGFLTGTKALIQKIMVHYQPWSVNALAQAMIKEIYNHPEDILPFYRQTREFVAKERRNFVNALAGIQGIRIFDAPVFFVLAQLDRISAAQLCRRVGDDGFLIRDCSNFKGLSDRCVRFSLKTNDINQALAQSIKKALAWEQTES encoded by the coding sequence GTGATTCACGGCCATGGTGGAAATAAGCAACAGCTCGCAGACCGTATCGGATGCGCCCCTGAGGATATCATTGACATGAGTGCCAATCTCAATCCCCTGGGGCCGCCAAAACGCGTCCACGACTTTATCCGGAAAAACATCCATGTGATCCATGCCCTTCCCGAACCGGATGCCGCCGGTATGTCCAAGGGGTTTGCAGACTATCAGGGCATTGATCCTGACTGCGTTATTTCCGGCAACGGCACCACCTTTTTTATCTATGCCCTGCCCCTGGCCCTAGGGGTAAAAAAGGCCCTGATCCTGGGTCCAACCTATGCCGACTATGAAGATGCCTGTGCAGCCCACCATGTAAGCACTCATCACTGCTTGACCGTTGCCGAAAACAATTTTGTTCCGGATCTGGATCAGTTGTCCGCCAAAGCCGAACAAGCCGACCTGGTGTTTATTTGCAACCCCAACAATCCCACAGGCACCCTGATTGACAAACAGGATTTGGAAACATTGATTCACCGCCACCCAGGCGCCTGTTTTATGGTGGACGAATCCTATCTGCCTTTTGTTCCGGAAGCAGAAAAATATTCCCTTGTAACCCAGACCCATCTGCCCAACCTTGTGGTACTCTCATCCATGTCCAAAATTTTCAGAATTCCCGGGCTTCGCACAGGTTTTTTAACCGGGACAAAGGCTTTAATCCAAAAAATTATGGTCCATTACCAACCCTGGAGCGTCAATGCCCTGGCCCAGGCAATGATTAAGGAGATTTACAATCATCCCGAAGACATTTTGCCCTTTTACCGGCAGACCCGGGAATTTGTTGCTAAAGAGCGCCGGAATTTTGTCAATGCCCTGGCCGGCATACAGGGCATCCGGATTTTTGATGCGCCGGTCTTTTTTGTGTTGGCCCAGCTGGACCGGATATCAGCCGCACAGCTGTGCCGAAGGGTGGGAGATGACGGATTCCTGATTCGGGACTGCTCTAACTTTAAAGGGCTGTCCGACCGGTGTGTCCGTTTTTCCCTGAAAACAAATGACATCAACCAGGCACTGGCCCAAAGCATTAAAAAGGCACTGGCCTGGGAACAAACCGAATCATGA
- a CDS encoding glyceraldehyde 3-phosphate dehydrogenase NAD-binding domain-containing protein — MSTDAPKILGINGLGRIGKLTLWHHAGRKFFDEIIINVGREVGTGMDDLIHYIERDSTYGRLEAFLHGFQAEPVITDVDPGSGTFVVNGVKIKILSTDRNPKDIAWAQHNVELVVDTTGQFLDPNLESNASKGSIRGHLEAGARKVIASAPFKLKQGASIPDDAVTTVMGINDKDYDPVRHCLISNASCTTTCLAHMVKPLLDAFGLDRVLSASMATVHAATGSQEVLDRLPKTGKSDLRKNRSIMNNIILTTTGAAKALQQVIPEMASIGFIAESVRIPTATGSLIVLVINLQEELDKPPVRRDLINQIYQDRAQKQSDGYLIFTDKQNVSSDIIGTPRAAAVIEGHETHTRTASISINLEHMQGIEKEVLENIKDRVGSIQVTQAVIYGWYDNEMASYVNMLGDRTVTVAESME, encoded by the coding sequence ATGAGCACAGACGCACCAAAGATCCTGGGCATAAACGGACTTGGAAGAATTGGAAAGCTGACGTTATGGCACCATGCCGGCAGAAAATTTTTTGATGAAATCATCATCAATGTGGGCAGAGAAGTCGGTACCGGCATGGATGATCTCATCCATTACATTGAGCGGGATTCCACATACGGCCGCCTGGAGGCATTTTTACACGGTTTTCAGGCAGAGCCTGTGATCACGGATGTTGATCCCGGTTCCGGCACCTTTGTGGTAAATGGGGTAAAAATAAAAATCCTTTCCACAGACCGTAATCCAAAAGATATCGCATGGGCACAGCATAATGTGGAGCTGGTGGTGGATACCACGGGCCAGTTTCTTGATCCCAACCTCGAATCAAATGCGTCCAAAGGATCTATCCGGGGTCACCTGGAGGCTGGTGCCAGAAAGGTCATTGCATCGGCACCCTTTAAACTGAAACAAGGCGCCTCCATTCCCGATGATGCCGTCACTACAGTCATGGGCATAAATGACAAAGACTATGATCCTGTCCGCCACTGTCTGATTTCCAATGCCTCCTGCACCACCACCTGTCTTGCTCATATGGTCAAGCCGTTGCTGGATGCCTTTGGCCTGGATCGGGTGCTGTCCGCATCCATGGCCACGGTTCATGCGGCCACAGGTTCACAGGAAGTGCTGGATCGACTGCCCAAAACCGGAAAAAGCGATCTGAGAAAAAACAGGTCCATCATGAACAATATCATTTTGACCACCACAGGTGCGGCCAAGGCATTGCAACAGGTTATCCCGGAAATGGCCAGTATCGGTTTCATTGCCGAGTCCGTGCGTATTCCCACCGCCACGGGCTCTTTGATCGTTCTGGTCATCAACCTGCAAGAAGAACTGGACAAACCGCCGGTCAGAAGGGATTTGATCAACCAAATCTATCAAGACAGGGCCCAAAAGCAATCCGATGGTTATCTGATTTTTACGGACAAACAAAATGTATCCTCGGACATCATTGGTACCCCTAGGGCGGCGGCAGTCATCGAAGGTCATGAAACCCACACCCGCACGGCGTCTATTTCCATTAACCTGGAACATATGCAGGGCATTGAAAAGGAAGTGCTGGAGAACATTAAGGATCGTGTCGGCTCCATTCAAGTCACCCAGGCGGTCATTTATGGATGGTACGACAATGAAATGGCATCTTATGTAAACATGCTGGGGGACAGAACCGTAACCGTTGCCGAGTCCATGGAATAA